One Candidatus Methylomirabilota bacterium DNA window includes the following coding sequences:
- a CDS encoding zinc-binding dehydrogenase has protein sequence MKAAYFSEHGGPEKLVYGGYKDPVAGPGEALVRVHACALNHVDLLLLDGRFPPPGGLPHVNGCEVAGSLAVAGPDVSGVTVGQRVLIFPGFSCGHCEYCLRGQRTVCLRYGYLGAHRDGGYAELVKVPAENLLPLPEAISFEAGAAIPLAMLTAWHALVAQADLRPGQTVLVQAAGSGVGSAAIQIARLLGARVITTVGSDDKVDFARALGAEAVVNYRRQDFVDAVKRWTDRRGVDVVIEHIGADTFERSIYCLTRLGILVSIGSHADHWARMDLRHVYSKNLRILGTNLGSILELRALLGFVETGALRPVVDRVFPLRDARAAVQHLWDRRNRGKVILLPDA, from the coding sequence ATGAAGGCGGCCTACTTCAGCGAGCACGGCGGGCCCGAGAAGCTCGTCTACGGCGGCTACAAGGACCCGGTCGCGGGGCCAGGAGAGGCCCTGGTGCGGGTGCACGCCTGCGCGCTGAACCACGTGGACCTGCTCCTCCTCGATGGCCGCTTCCCGCCGCCGGGCGGGCTCCCCCACGTGAACGGCTGCGAGGTCGCGGGCAGCCTCGCCGTGGCGGGGCCCGACGTGTCGGGCGTCACCGTCGGGCAGCGGGTGCTGATCTTCCCCGGGTTCTCCTGCGGCCACTGCGAGTACTGCCTCCGCGGCCAGCGCACGGTCTGCCTCCGCTATGGCTACCTCGGGGCCCACCGGGACGGCGGCTACGCCGAGCTGGTCAAGGTGCCCGCCGAGAACCTCCTCCCGCTTCCCGAGGCGATCAGTTTCGAAGCCGGGGCCGCCATCCCGCTCGCCATGCTCACCGCTTGGCACGCGCTGGTGGCCCAGGCCGACCTCCGCCCGGGCCAGACCGTCCTCGTCCAGGCCGCCGGGAGCGGCGTGGGCAGCGCCGCCATCCAGATCGCCCGGCTGCTCGGCGCCCGCGTCATCACGACCGTCGGCTCGGACGACAAGGTCGACTTCGCCCGCGCGCTCGGCGCCGAGGCGGTGGTCAACTACCGGAGGCAGGATTTCGTCGACGCGGTGAAGCGGTGGACCGACCGCCGGGGTGTCGACGTGGTGATCGAGCACATCGGCGCCGACACCTTCGAGCGGAGCATCTACTGCCTGACCCGCCTGGGGATCCTGGTCAGCATCGGCTCCCACGCCGACCACTGGGCCCGGATGGATCTCCGCCACGTCTACTCGAAGAACCTCCGCATCCTCGGCACCAACCTGGGCTCGATCCTCGAGCTCCGCGCGCTCCTGGGGTTCGTCGAGACCGGCGCCCTCCGCCCGGTGGTGGACCGCGTGTTCCCCCTCCGGGACGCCCGGGCGGCGGTCCAGCACCTCTGGGATCGCCGGAACCGCGGGAAGGTGATCCTCCTCCCCGACGCGTAG
- a CDS encoding xanthine dehydrogenase family protein subunit M — protein sequence MKPPPFEYHAPRSLEEALTLLQGYGEEAKLLAGGQSLVPLLNFRLARPAALVDLNRIPSLAGIREEDGRLRIGAMTRQRTLEFAPLVRDRLPLLQEATTLVGHLPIRTRGTIGGSLAHADPAAEYPAVVAVLDGELVVRGPAGERILRPAEFFVSYLTTALRPDEVLVEVRLPMAPAGSGSAFEEFSRRAGDFAIVAIAALVQADGDRCHLARLAAAGAGPTPIRLQAAEEILERDGLSDRTLQAAAERAAELVEPESDIHASAAYRRQLTRVLTRRALLRARARSQGNPT from the coding sequence ATGAAACCGCCCCCGTTCGAATACCACGCGCCGCGCTCGCTCGAGGAGGCGCTCACGCTGCTCCAGGGCTACGGGGAGGAGGCCAAGCTCCTGGCCGGCGGGCAGAGCCTGGTGCCGCTCCTGAACTTCCGGCTGGCGCGTCCGGCCGCCCTCGTGGACCTCAACCGGATCCCCTCTCTCGCCGGGATCCGCGAGGAGGACGGCCGCCTCCGGATCGGGGCGATGACCCGCCAGCGCACCCTCGAGTTCGCGCCGCTCGTCCGGGATCGCCTGCCGCTCCTCCAGGAGGCGACGACCCTGGTCGGCCATCTGCCGATCCGCACCCGCGGCACCATCGGCGGGAGCCTGGCCCATGCGGATCCCGCCGCCGAGTATCCGGCGGTGGTGGCGGTGCTGGATGGCGAGCTCGTCGTGCGCGGCCCGGCGGGTGAGCGGATCCTTCGTCCCGCCGAGTTCTTCGTGAGCTATCTCACGACCGCGCTCCGGCCGGACGAGGTGCTGGTCGAGGTCCGGCTCCCGATGGCCCCGGCGGGGAGCGGGTCCGCCTTCGAGGAGTTCAGCCGCCGCGCCGGAGACTTCGCCATCGTCGCCATCGCCGCCCTGGTCCAGGCCGACGGCGACCGCTGCCACCTGGCGCGACTCGCGGCGGCCGGGGCCGGCCCCACCCCGATCCGGCTGCAGGCGGCCGAGGAGATCCTCGAGCGTGACGGGCTCTCGGACCGGACCCTCCAGGCGGCGGCCGAGCGGGCCGCCGAGCTGGTCGAGCCGGAGAGCGACATCCACGCCTCGGCGGCGTACCGCCGCCAGCTCACGCGCGTCCTGACGCGGCGGGCGCTGCTCCGTGCGCGCGCGCGCAGCCAGGGCAACCCGACATGA
- a CDS encoding transglycosylase SLT domain-containing protein — MPAAVYGRTFARSRSDPRRRGSLRSLRLAGFAVLVIGVFFVVNWAYHVVRKPTELLAPVSPAFAKSPRSTWLAYGHLFREHSTKVISPELLAALAQVEAKGNPIAGTYWRWQWTLNPFEIYRPASSAVGLFQITDATFRGARRLCIHEHTVAREGPWYEPRSCWFNSLYSRVVPSHAVELTAGYLDQAVADTLGPRHLARATRQQTQDLAAVIHLCGPRRGLAFVRRGFSLVPGERCGDHSLRGYVDRVNAMTRQFARIMTD; from the coding sequence ATGCCGGCTGCCGTCTACGGTCGAACCTTCGCCCGCTCCCGGAGCGACCCTCGTCGTCGAGGGTCGCTGCGGTCGCTCCGTCTCGCCGGGTTCGCCGTCCTCGTCATCGGCGTCTTCTTCGTCGTCAACTGGGCCTACCACGTCGTCCGCAAGCCGACGGAGCTCCTGGCCCCGGTGAGCCCGGCCTTCGCCAAGAGTCCCCGCTCGACCTGGCTGGCCTACGGTCATCTCTTCCGCGAGCATTCTACGAAGGTCATCTCGCCGGAGCTCCTGGCGGCCCTCGCTCAGGTGGAAGCGAAAGGCAACCCCATCGCCGGCACCTACTGGCGCTGGCAGTGGACGCTGAACCCGTTCGAGATTTACCGTCCCGCCTCCAGCGCCGTCGGCTTGTTCCAGATCACGGACGCCACGTTCAGAGGGGCCAGACGGCTCTGCATTCATGAGCACACGGTGGCCAGGGAGGGTCCGTGGTACGAGCCGCGGTCCTGCTGGTTCAACAGTCTCTACAGCCGGGTCGTACCGAGCCACGCCGTCGAGCTGACCGCCGGGTACCTGGACCAGGCCGTCGCCGACACGTTGGGGCCGCGCCACCTCGCCCGGGCGACCCGCCAGCAGACGCAGGACCTCGCCGCCGTGATCCACCTCTGCGGGCCGAGGCGGGGGCTGGCGTTCGTGAGGCGGGGCTTCAGCCTGGTGCCGGGCGAACGCTGTGGGGATCACAGCCTGCGCGGTTACGTCGATCGCGTGAATGCCATGACCCGACAGTTCGCGCGCATCATGACCGACTAG
- a CDS encoding carbon monoxide dehydrogenase subunit G, with the protein MKLEGHYDLPAGRDRVWQALLDPAQLIKAIPGCERLAPAGPEEYKATLKVGVAAVKGTFEGKVRLSDLEPPHRYRMGVEGIGGPGFVRGSAVMELSEVEGGTRVTYSADVQVGGLIASVGQRMLGGVAKMMLDQFFTRMTEQLREGT; encoded by the coding sequence GTGAAGCTCGAAGGCCACTACGACCTGCCGGCGGGCCGCGACCGGGTGTGGCAGGCCCTCCTCGATCCCGCCCAGCTCATCAAGGCGATCCCGGGCTGTGAGCGGCTCGCGCCGGCCGGGCCGGAGGAGTACAAGGCCACCCTCAAGGTGGGCGTCGCCGCCGTGAAGGGAACCTTCGAGGGGAAGGTCCGGCTGTCGGACCTCGAGCCGCCGCACCGGTACCGGATGGGCGTCGAGGGAATCGGCGGACCGGGGTTCGTCCGCGGGTCAGCCGTGATGGAGCTGTCAGAGGTGGAGGGCGGCACGCGGGTCACCTACTCGGCCGACGTCCAGGTCGGTGGCCTCATCGCCAGCGTGGGGCAGCGGATGCTCGGCGGAGTGGCGAAGATGATGCTGGACCAGTTCTTCACCCGCATGACGGAGCAGCTTCGAGAGGGGACGTGA
- a CDS encoding AMP-binding protein, translating to MTSAASRYLEPEIETAPRETLTRLQTDRLRVQIEHASRQSPFYRRKFEAAGVKPEHIRTLQDLGRLPFTTKDELKQSQADHPPWGDFLAVPLDECLRVHMTSATTGRPLAVLDTRDDWHGFYHSYARSLHAFGVRRADMVMAAFSYGPWIGYWSGFYAAQDLGALVFPAGGLSTDQRIDALSTYPITVLGCTPSYALFLAEQAARKEIDLAKATRIRITWHTGEPGASIPATKAKIEAAFGARAFDLPGLTEIAAWGFECDAGAGLTHVHEDYCYPEVLDEHDRPVKPGEKGELVFTSLYRKAMPLVRYRTRDIVQLADRPCPCGRTLVAFEGGVLARVDDMKKVRGIVVYPRRVEEIVRGHAGVDEFQIVFRRVEGLDDILVRIDPAPALSADERARMHAALAEALRIGLGIRVSLELTECGGLPRWDHKARRVRDERTEVPF from the coding sequence GTGACGTCCGCCGCCAGCCGCTACCTCGAGCCGGAGATCGAGACGGCCCCGCGGGAGACGCTGACGCGGCTCCAGACCGACCGGCTCCGGGTCCAGATCGAGCACGCCTCCCGGCAGAGCCCCTTCTATCGGCGCAAATTCGAGGCGGCCGGCGTCAAGCCCGAGCACATCCGGACGCTCCAGGACCTCGGCCGCCTGCCTTTCACCACCAAAGACGAGCTGAAGCAGAGCCAGGCCGATCACCCGCCGTGGGGCGACTTCCTGGCCGTTCCCCTGGACGAGTGCCTCCGCGTCCACATGACCTCCGCGACCACCGGGCGACCGCTGGCGGTTCTCGATACCCGTGATGACTGGCACGGCTTCTACCATTCCTACGCCCGATCGCTCCACGCCTTCGGGGTCCGCCGGGCGGACATGGTGATGGCGGCCTTCTCCTACGGGCCGTGGATCGGCTACTGGTCGGGCTTCTACGCGGCGCAAGACCTCGGCGCGCTGGTCTTCCCCGCCGGGGGCCTCTCCACCGACCAGCGCATCGACGCGCTGTCGACCTACCCGATCACCGTGCTCGGCTGCACGCCGTCCTACGCCCTCTTCCTGGCCGAGCAGGCGGCCCGGAAGGAGATCGATCTGGCCAAGGCCACGCGGATCCGGATCACGTGGCACACGGGAGAGCCGGGCGCCTCCATCCCTGCGACCAAGGCCAAGATCGAGGCCGCGTTCGGCGCCCGCGCCTTCGACTTGCCGGGCCTCACCGAGATCGCCGCCTGGGGCTTCGAGTGCGACGCGGGGGCCGGGCTCACCCACGTCCACGAGGACTACTGCTACCCCGAGGTCCTCGACGAGCACGACCGCCCCGTGAAGCCCGGTGAGAAGGGGGAGCTGGTCTTCACCAGCCTCTACCGGAAAGCGATGCCGCTCGTCCGGTACCGGACCCGCGACATCGTCCAGCTCGCCGATCGCCCCTGTCCCTGCGGCCGGACGCTGGTGGCCTTCGAGGGCGGCGTGCTGGCCCGGGTCGACGACATGAAGAAGGTCCGCGGGATCGTCGTCTATCCGCGGCGCGTGGAAGAGATCGTCCGCGGCCACGCCGGGGTCGACGAGTTCCAGATCGTCTTCCGCCGCGTGGAGGGACTCGACGACATCCTCGTCCGCATCGACCCGGCCCCGGCGCTCTCGGCCGATGAGCGCGCGCGGATGCACGCGGCCCTGGCCGAGGCGTTGCGCATCGGCCTGGGAATCCGCGTGAGCCTGGAGCTGACGGAGTGCGGCGGCTTGCCCCGCTGGGACCACAAGGCCCGGCGCGTCAGGGACGAGCGCACCGAGGTGCCCTTTTAG
- a CDS encoding (2Fe-2S)-binding protein, whose product MSEPQRIALTVNGAARAGHAEPRKLLVDFLREDLGLTGTHVGCEHGICGACTILVNGEATRACLMLAVQADGAELLTVEGLATDGRLHPLQEAFREHHGVQCGFCTPGMLLTAYDLLRVNPSPTEQDVRAGLSAVLCRCTGYQGIVEAVAAAAERIRGARGTPA is encoded by the coding sequence ATGAGTGAGCCGCAGCGGATCGCGCTGACGGTGAACGGCGCGGCCCGGGCCGGGCACGCCGAGCCGCGGAAGCTGCTCGTGGACTTTCTCCGGGAGGACCTGGGCCTCACCGGCACCCACGTGGGCTGCGAGCACGGCATCTGCGGGGCCTGCACGATCCTCGTGAACGGCGAGGCGACGCGCGCCTGCCTGATGCTGGCCGTCCAGGCCGACGGCGCCGAGCTCCTGACCGTCGAAGGGCTCGCCACGGACGGCCGGCTCCATCCGCTCCAGGAGGCCTTCCGGGAGCACCACGGGGTCCAGTGCGGGTTCTGTACGCCCGGCATGCTCCTCACGGCCTATGATCTGCTGCGCGTCAACCCGTCCCCGACCGAGCAGGACGTGCGAGCCGGGCTCTCGGCCGTGCTCTGCCGGTGCACGGGCTACCAGGGCATCGTCGAGGCCGTCGCGGCCGCGGCCGAGCGGATCCGCGGCGCGCGCGGGACGCCCGCGTGA